The nucleotide window CAATTTATTTTGTTACAGCCTTATTGTAAAAAAATACTAAAAAGATTTAAATTGCGTTAAATTTACTGTAAACATTAGACTTTCTATATGATAAAAAAAATAAATGTTATTTGCATCACCCTATTTTGTGCGCTAATATTGGGTTGTTCTAAAGAATATGAAGTGCCGCAAAATTTGGTAGTTCATGATTTTGTTTGGAAAGGTCTAAATGCTTATTATTTATATCAAGATCAGGTTGCAGATTTGTCTGACAGACGTTTTAGCTCTGATGAAGAATTAAATGCCTATCTAAATTCTTTTCCTGATTATAATTTACTCTTTGAGAGTTTAACCCTAGAAAATGATTTAAAATCTAACTTAGTAGAAGATTATAACACATTAACATCACCTGAATTAAGAACTAGTTTTACAAATGGTTTGGAATTCGGAATTATTGCAGACCCAAACAATTCAGATAATGTTTTAGGTTATGTAACTCATATTCTACCAAATTCTAATGCTGCTTTACAAAATATTGCTAGAGGTGATTACTTTAATGCTGTTGATGGAGTATTACTTACAAGACAAAACTATCAAGATTTATTATTGAATGGTCAGAATAATTTCACCTTAAATATGGCCAATTTTGATGGCAACACAATAACTCCAACAACTAGAACTGTAAATTTAGAAAAAGAAGGGTATAATTATCCTGCAACATTCTTAGAAGATGTAATTTCAATTAATTCAGACAATGTTGGTTATATAATCTACAACAACGACTTTTCTAATAATTATATTGATAATCTAAAACAAACTGCTAGTAATTTTGTAAGTCAGAATGTAAATAAGTTGGTTTTAGATTTAAGATATAGTATAGGTTCAGGCAGTTTTGCTAGAGATATTGAGGCCTTTGCAAGTGTAATTACAGGTCAATTTCAAGATGAAGTATTTCTTAAAGAAAATTGGAACACTAAAGCACAAGAATGGTTTTTAGAATATCAGCCAGATTCATTATTAACTCGTTTTTCTGCAAGCAATCAAACAACTACAGTTGGAGGAATGCAGGTGACTGATTTATTTATCATTTTAAATGGAAATAATTTTGAGGGTTCTTCTGCAATTGAGCTTTTAGTAAATAGCTTAAACCCATATATGAACATTCAGATCATTGGTAATAATACTGCAGGAAACAACACAGGTTCTATTACGCTTTACAATTCAGATGATTATGATTTTGGCTTAAGAAACTCAACACATACAGTAGCTTTACAACCTGTTGTGTTAACTTTTACAAATAGTAACGACCAAACCTATAACAATGGTTTAACACCAATAATTAATCTTTGTAATCAAGAAGATGTTTTAAATTTAGGAGTTTTGGGCACGAATTCTGATCCTATTTTAAACAGAGTGTTAAATTTAATTGAAACAGGAGCTGCAAATTCAAATTCAAATTGCAATCCAAACAATTTCGAGTATTTATTTAACAGCATAAATGTTCAAAGAAACTTTGATAATGGTGTTTTTATAGAACAAGATTTACCTAATACAAATTAAAATTGATGAAAAACACATTCAAAACCTTTTTACTTCTTACCATATTAATTTTATCATCTTGCGAAAAAACTGAAATTGCATCCATACAAAACAGCACACAAGATGACATCAATTATTTTATATGGAAGGGTTTAAATGTATATTATTTTTGGCAGCAAGATGTTCCAGATTTAGCAGACAATCGTTTTGCAACCTTCGATGATTTATATACCTACTTTAGAGGTTTCTCATCACCAGAAACTGTTTTTGAAAGTTTACTAAATAGACCTGAAGATCGTTTTTCTGTTATTGTTGATGATTATGTAGCCTTAGAAAATTCTTTTCAAGGTTTAAACTTAAGCAATGGTATTGAGTTTGGTTTGGTTCGTTACAAAACAAATTCAAGTAATATTTTTGGTTATGTACGTTATGTAATTCCAAATTCTGATGCTGCATCAAAAAATATAACTCGTGGTCAAATATTTACTTCTATAAATGGTCAGCAGTTAACAGATACCAACTTTAGCTCTTTATTATTTAGCAGTAATACAACCTATTCTATGGGTTTTGCAGATTATAATGATGGAGATCCTGTACAAAATGGAACTTTAGTTTCTTTACAAAAAACAGATTTACAAGAAAACCCAATTGCGATTGCCAAAGTTATTGAAGAGAGCAATCAGAAAATTGGATATTTAATGTACAATCAATTTTCAAGAAATTTTGATGCAGATTTAAATGCAGCTTTTGCCAATTTCAAATCAGAGAATATAAATGATTTAATAATCGATTTAAGATATAATCCTGGAGGTTCTGTACAATCTGCAAGCTATTTAGGAAGCATGGTTACAGGCCAATTTACAGACCAAGTGTATTCTAAAGAAATTTGGAATCAGAAAATTTTAGCAGCAAATCCTCCAGAAACATTTATCAATAACTTTACCAACCAAATTAGAAATTTAGATGCTACAGGAAATGTAGTTGTAGAAGAAAACATTAATAGTCTGGGCTTAAACAGAGTGTATATTATAACATCAGGTAGTACAGCTTCTGCATCAGAATTGCTCATGAATGCATTAAGTGCGTATATAGATGTAAATATTGTGGGTACAACAACTGTAGGTAAACAAGTAGGTTCTATTACTTTGTATGATTCTGATAACTTAAGAAAAACAGGTGCTAATTTTAATACAAATCATAATTATGCACTTCAACCTTTAGTTTTAGAAATAACCAATAAAAATAATGTTAACTATCCTAATGGTATAACTCCAGGAACAGATTTGCCAGGAATTATATTGGCTGAAGATTTTGACAATTTAGGAACTTTAGGAGATGTTAATGAGCCTTTGTTAAGTAGAACAATTCAATATATTATAACTGGTTCTAAAACTAACTCAAAACAACAAAAAGCTGCTAATTTCGACGAAATCTACGATTCAAAAATGGCAACACCTGCAGGTAACAACATGCTTTCTGAAGGAAGAAATATAGAACTTTAACTTATATATTTAGATTCTCTACATTATCTACACCTTCTTCTATTTCTTTATCTGTAAGTACATCAGGTCTAAATTCGCTCATTAATTCTTCACGTTTTGATTTTGCATATTTGTATCCAGATTTCCACCATTTACGCATTAAAACTTCATCAAAAACCAAAGAATTGGTAGTCAAAACAGTTGGTGTATAATACAAGTTTAGTTTTACATTTTTACTGTTTGCAGCAAGTTTACCAATAGTAATATTGTGTCTTTCTACGTGAGTTAACATAAAATCGAAAACGTCAAATAATAAAGAAAACGGATTTTTAGAAGGTAATCTATTAAATTGGCTCACCTCAGTTTCTAAAATAATCGCATCTATTTCTGTAGCTCCTCTTAGAATAGCTTCTCTAATTGGTACTAAAGAACCAAAGCCACCATCTGCATATTGCTGACGATCTTTTTCTAAAATACTCATAAAAGGTACATAATTACATGAACCCCAAATCCAATCTAAAAAATCTTCGTAAGTACACTCGTTACTAGATTTATATTCAATTTGATTGGCAGTTAAATTACTAACAGTAACCACAATTTCTTTATTGGTCTCCTTAATTTTCTCAAACATTTCTCTGGTGACATTCTGCTTAATTAAACGTCTTAAGTTTTTACTCTCACCAAATGTTTTTCTACCCTTTAAAAAGTTTCTAAGCATATTAAAATGATTAATATTAATCACTTTTTCTCCAGAAACCTTTTTTATTTTAAAAGGATTGTTACTAAATATAGTACTTTGATTTACGTTGGTATATAGATGTTTCAATTCATCTAACATATCTAAAGCTAAATGGGAAACCATTAAACTACCAGTTGAAGTACCTAAAAACAAATCATATTCTCTGTTTTCTTTCTTCATTAAATACTGAGCAACTCCTCCTGCAAATGCTCCTTTACTTCCACCCCCAGAAATAACCAATGCTTTTTTCATTAACCTTAAATGATTTGTTTATTTTAGTTCTATAAAAATATCAAAAATGAAAAGAATAGCTCTACTTCTACTCACATTTGTTTCTCTCTATTCATGTAAAGAAAAACATCAATCTAGAACCATTAAAACTATTGATATTCAAGAGTTTAATGTAATTAATTCTAGTATTAGAGCAATACATGCTTTAGATACTACTAAAGTTTTTTATGCTGGTTCAAGAGGAGATGTTGGTTTTAAGACCAATGAAGGTGTTTCTTTAAACGCATTAAACATTACGTATTCAGATAGTATTTTACCACATTTTAGAAGTTTAGCCTTTAATGGTAAAGATTATTTTGCCTTATCTATTGGCAATCCTGCCTTACTTTATAAAATTGCAGATGGTGAGTATTCGATGGTCTATAAAGAAACACATGAAAAAGTATTTTATGATGCTATGACTTTTTTTGATGATAATTTACATGGAATTGCAGTTGGTGATCCAACAGATAGTTGTGCATCAATTATCTTAACTGCTGATGGTGGAGAAACTTGGCAAAAATTACCTTGTGAAAATTTACCAGTTTTTGAAGATGGAGAAGCCTTTTTTGCAGCAAGTAACACCAATATTAAAACCATTGGAAGCACAGTTTGGATAGCTTCTGGAGGTAAAAAAGCGCGTATTTTAAAATCTAACGATTTTGGGAAAACTTGGCAAATTTATAATACTCCAATTATACAAGGTGATGGTCCTCAAGGAATATATTCTATAGATTTCTACGATGAAAATACTGGAATTATTATTGGAGGAAACTACAGCAAACCTTTAGAGAATAAGGCAAACAAAGCCATTACAAAAGATGGTGGAAAAACTTGGACTTTGGTTGCAAACAATGAAAATCCAAATTACAAAAGCGCCATAACTTATGTTCCAAATTCTAAAGGAAAAGAAATTTTTGCAGTGGGTAAAACTGGTGTTTCTTACTCTAAAGATGGTGGTTTAATTTGGGTAAAGGTTTCTAATAAAAGCTTTTATGCAATTACTTTTGTAGATGAAAATAATGCCTGGTTAAGTGGTAGTAACAAAATTGGAAAATTCAGAATTAAATAAATGAGGGTTTTTCTACTATTTATATTTGTATTAACCATTCAATCTTGCTCTAAGCAATTTCCACCTTTGTTAGATTTTGATTGTGATATTCCAACTTTAGAAAACTTAGAAAAAGTAAATGATGCTAAAAATCTATTTTCTATAGAATTGCCTAAAGACTGGGAAACAAATTTATATCAAGATGAAATACAATCTTCAATTTTTAGCGCAGATAACACTAAAAATCTGACAGAAACTATATTATTAGATGTTTCTTACATCAATAAAGAAATTATCATCAACGAAAATTTTGTACTGAAACAAGAACAAGAATACTTACAAAAAAAGCTGATATTATCGCAAAAAAGCGTTTTTAATTATAATAATAAAAAAGCAATGTATTTACTGTTTAAAGGCAAAAAAAACAATTTAAAATATCAAATTTGTAATATTTTTATACAGTTGAATTCATCAAACTTTATTTTAGCCAAAATAGAATTATATGGAGATGGATCAATTGATCAAAGACGCTGTAAAGCATTATCTTTAATAGAAAACCTTAAAATAAATCAATATTAAATGATTGATAAAAAAAACATAACTAAACGTTTTATAAGTTACGTAACTATAGATACAGAATCTAATCCAAACAACCCTGATTTTCCAAGTACAGAAAAGCAATGGAATTTAGCCAAATTGTTAGAAAAAGAACTTATTGAAATTGGTTTGGAAGATGTTGAATTAGATGAAAATTGTTACATCATGGCTACTTTACCAAGTAATTTAGATTACGATGTACCAATCATTGGTTTTATATCTCATATAGATACTAGTCCAGATTTTACAGGAGCTAACGTAAAACCACAAATCATAGAAAATTATGATGGTAAAGATATTGTATTAAATAAAGAGCAAAATATTATTTTATCTTCTACTTATTTTGATGATTTACA belongs to Polaribacter dokdonensis and includes:
- a CDS encoding S41 family peptidase, producing MIKKINVICITLFCALILGCSKEYEVPQNLVVHDFVWKGLNAYYLYQDQVADLSDRRFSSDEELNAYLNSFPDYNLLFESLTLENDLKSNLVEDYNTLTSPELRTSFTNGLEFGIIADPNNSDNVLGYVTHILPNSNAALQNIARGDYFNAVDGVLLTRQNYQDLLLNGQNNFTLNMANFDGNTITPTTRTVNLEKEGYNYPATFLEDVISINSDNVGYIIYNNDFSNNYIDNLKQTASNFVSQNVNKLVLDLRYSIGSGSFARDIEAFASVITGQFQDEVFLKENWNTKAQEWFLEYQPDSLLTRFSASNQTTTVGGMQVTDLFIILNGNNFEGSSAIELLVNSLNPYMNIQIIGNNTAGNNTGSITLYNSDDYDFGLRNSTHTVALQPVVLTFTNSNDQTYNNGLTPIINLCNQEDVLNLGVLGTNSDPILNRVLNLIETGAANSNSNCNPNNFEYLFNSINVQRNFDNGVFIEQDLPNTN
- a CDS encoding S41 family peptidase, translating into MKNTFKTFLLLTILILSSCEKTEIASIQNSTQDDINYFIWKGLNVYYFWQQDVPDLADNRFATFDDLYTYFRGFSSPETVFESLLNRPEDRFSVIVDDYVALENSFQGLNLSNGIEFGLVRYKTNSSNIFGYVRYVIPNSDAASKNITRGQIFTSINGQQLTDTNFSSLLFSSNTTYSMGFADYNDGDPVQNGTLVSLQKTDLQENPIAIAKVIEESNQKIGYLMYNQFSRNFDADLNAAFANFKSENINDLIIDLRYNPGGSVQSASYLGSMVTGQFTDQVYSKEIWNQKILAANPPETFINNFTNQIRNLDATGNVVVEENINSLGLNRVYIITSGSTASASELLMNALSAYIDVNIVGTTTVGKQVGSITLYDSDNLRKTGANFNTNHNYALQPLVLEITNKNNVNYPNGITPGTDLPGIILAEDFDNLGTLGDVNEPLLSRTIQYIITGSKTNSKQQKAANFDEIYDSKMATPAGNNMLSEGRNIEL
- a CDS encoding patatin-like phospholipase family protein, which codes for MKKALVISGGGSKGAFAGGVAQYLMKKENREYDLFLGTSTGSLMVSHLALDMLDELKHLYTNVNQSTIFSNNPFKIKKVSGEKVININHFNMLRNFLKGRKTFGESKNLRRLIKQNVTREMFEKIKETNKEIVVTVSNLTANQIEYKSSNECTYEDFLDWIWGSCNYVPFMSILEKDRQQYADGGFGSLVPIREAILRGATEIDAIILETEVSQFNRLPSKNPFSLLFDVFDFMLTHVERHNITIGKLAANSKNVKLNLYYTPTVLTTNSLVFDEVLMRKWWKSGYKYAKSKREELMSEFRPDVLTDKEIEEGVDNVENLNI
- a CDS encoding WD40/YVTN/BNR-like repeat-containing protein — its product is MKRIALLLLTFVSLYSCKEKHQSRTIKTIDIQEFNVINSSIRAIHALDTTKVFYAGSRGDVGFKTNEGVSLNALNITYSDSILPHFRSLAFNGKDYFALSIGNPALLYKIADGEYSMVYKETHEKVFYDAMTFFDDNLHGIAVGDPTDSCASIILTADGGETWQKLPCENLPVFEDGEAFFAASNTNIKTIGSTVWIASGGKKARILKSNDFGKTWQIYNTPIIQGDGPQGIYSIDFYDENTGIIIGGNYSKPLENKANKAITKDGGKTWTLVANNENPNYKSAITYVPNSKGKEIFAVGKTGVSYSKDGGLIWVKVSNKSFYAITFVDENNAWLSGSNKIGKFRIK